One window of Gammaproteobacteria bacterium genomic DNA carries:
- the soxA gene encoding L-cysteine S-thiosulfotransferase subunit SoxA translates to MSRKISAFVGVLGLALTLPGVSLAGPKEDTERFQHYFLEKFPDVSRDEFVDGVYAIDPMGRESWKAIEEFPPYDPFIDQGKTMWKTPFANGRSYLDCFPDGPAQRKNYPHWDKRRGMVITMELAINDCRTANGEKPLSYEKGPLAALTAYMAYSSRGQTIDVAVPENDPKAMAAYEQGRQFWFARRGQLNFSCANCHAWNAGKLLRSDVLSPALGHATSWPVYRSTWGELGTLHRRFHGCNEQVRAKPFELQGEEYRNLEYFLTVMANGLKFNGPSTRK, encoded by the coding sequence ATGTCGCGGAAAATAAGTGCCTTTGTCGGTGTTCTTGGTCTCGCGTTGACCTTGCCGGGCGTCAGCCTCGCGGGTCCAAAAGAGGATACCGAACGCTTCCAGCATTATTTCTTGGAAAAATTTCCCGATGTCTCCAGGGATGAGTTTGTCGATGGGGTGTATGCCATTGATCCCATGGGACGTGAAAGCTGGAAGGCCATTGAGGAATTTCCTCCGTATGACCCCTTCATCGATCAAGGAAAGACGATGTGGAAAACCCCATTCGCCAATGGCCGGAGTTATCTCGACTGCTTCCCAGATGGGCCTGCCCAGCGTAAAAATTACCCGCACTGGGACAAGCGGCGCGGTATGGTGATTACCATGGAATTGGCGATTAATGACTGCCGCACGGCCAATGGCGAGAAACCATTGAGTTACGAGAAAGGACCGCTGGCGGCGCTAACTGCCTATATGGCCTATTCCTCGCGTGGTCAGACCATTGATGTCGCGGTCCCGGAGAATGACCCAAAAGCGATGGCGGCTTATGAGCAGGGCAGGCAATTTTGGTTTGCACGTCGGGGGCAACTTAATTTTTCCTGCGCCAATTGTCATGCCTGGAATGCTGGCAAGCTGTTGCGCAGCGATGTCTTGAGTCCGGCGCTGGGTCATGCCACGAGCTGGCCGGTATATCGTTCGACTTGGGGAGAGTTGGGCACCCTGCATCGTCGTTTCCATGGCTGCAATGAACAGGTGCGCGCCAAGCCCTTTGAACTACAGGGCGAGGAATACCGCAATCTGGAGTATTTCCTTACGGTTATGGCCAACGGTCTCAAATTCAATGGCCCCTCGACACGCAAGTAA
- a CDS encoding hypothetical protein (Evidence 5 : Unknown function), protein MSSCNLRDYRRLLATPIGINLLRIDLTLDLYAKNPFRILVTPAWLEDDRRDALIQRFRNLYKLRPEAAMKNVLRIGYEEFTEIHDPIKFLNDLREPRRRLVWELFWPHVGQEDFNGISAKGALTIPTNDLFLTSISLDEKATTSTPIAREKENSERERLTAAALEAHTLAILYQNRALAIELLINHATTESTRAHSCRLEADEHWRKSLEYWAATKVNPLFWEYIKTRIKIFDDPQLHSLHLEPLRDQLPAAILAFNATFVRAYVGAGCIEDAARHVRLIGVNSFHLPDQRAIMVGLLREVMNAWLNPLVQKLENQRPRQIAPWKEAQEWLIPIIESAEKLPAEMKEKFAVDETIITEIHFDLLAEKVFNGMTAEVIDYQQSNSRALLFSILVCRRILRLPISTSLRRRVEERRSEYTENLYGRFHINAHQARLLDPGECWFLPGESADPESSILLPVYKITSEKGKQLLWHSREVLVPRSYLAKTLNFGNTVEVTERRQAEIKKINQMIEDLEREAENNRNQLESAYASSMAQEESYRQTRIRMFDEEVAIEESTLQTKIQEIEDLFRPRIAEVKTRLMAARSAATDRWAPALTLAREKVTRLEPLRRMARIHFPIAGAIGFVVTLLLTFSTIKAWILQYLAPLELTLRQRFHAPDRMVNYLPILVAILLSVILTMVLIEIILAKKVRAAQQALKKIEVRQEETLAWVEGIFQEQHETIIQEQETKVMSQRAKLAIIAERREKLTQEMNRMVDNIKNRHQQEIERGRIFEDRLSQLRQLLVIYQNPAKTFDNKSNFPAYVAALEKGYLPGERPPKQEAKNSTRHGTNKLWPF, encoded by the coding sequence ATGTCCTCTTGTAATCTACGTGACTATCGCCGCCTTTTGGCGACGCCTATCGGCATTAATCTCCTCCGCATCGATCTCACGCTCGATCTCTACGCAAAAAATCCATTTCGCATCCTCGTGACGCCTGCCTGGTTGGAAGATGATCGGCGGGATGCACTGATCCAACGTTTCCGCAATCTATACAAGCTCCGGCCGGAAGCCGCGATGAAAAATGTCTTACGGATCGGTTACGAGGAATTCACGGAGATCCATGACCCCATAAAATTTTTGAACGATCTGCGCGAGCCACGGCGGCGTTTGGTGTGGGAGTTGTTCTGGCCGCATGTTGGGCAAGAAGATTTCAATGGCATTTCCGCCAAGGGTGCGTTGACCATCCCTACAAATGATTTGTTCCTCACATCCATTTCCTTGGACGAGAAAGCGACAACCTCTACACCAATTGCGCGGGAAAAGGAAAATAGTGAACGGGAAAGACTGACTGCTGCCGCCCTAGAAGCACATACCCTGGCTATTCTTTATCAAAATCGTGCCTTGGCCATTGAGCTATTGATTAACCATGCGACAACGGAATCGACACGCGCGCATTCCTGTCGCCTGGAGGCAGATGAACATTGGCGTAAATCCTTGGAATATTGGGCAGCAACCAAAGTAAATCCGTTGTTTTGGGAATACATAAAAACCCGGATCAAAATTTTTGATGACCCGCAATTACATTCATTGCACCTGGAACCGTTGCGTGATCAATTGCCAGCCGCAATTCTCGCGTTTAACGCCACCTTCGTGCGTGCCTATGTTGGCGCCGGTTGTATCGAGGATGCAGCGCGTCATGTACGTTTGATTGGCGTCAATTCTTTTCATCTGCCCGATCAGCGGGCAATCATGGTGGGGCTGCTGCGGGAAGTAATGAATGCCTGGCTGAATCCTCTAGTGCAAAAACTGGAAAACCAACGCCCACGTCAAATTGCTCCCTGGAAAGAAGCTCAAGAATGGCTTATCCCGATTATCGAATCCGCTGAAAAATTGCCCGCTGAAATGAAAGAAAAGTTCGCGGTGGATGAAACCATCATCACTGAAATACATTTTGATCTTCTTGCAGAAAAAGTATTCAACGGAATGACTGCGGAGGTAATTGATTATCAGCAATCGAATAGTCGAGCTTTATTATTTTCGATTCTGGTTTGTCGAAGAATTTTACGCTTGCCGATTTCCACTTCATTACGGCGCAGGGTAGAAGAGCGCCGCAGTGAATATACGGAAAATCTTTATGGTCGTTTCCATATCAATGCGCACCAAGCGCGGCTGCTTGATCCTGGCGAATGCTGGTTTTTGCCAGGAGAATCCGCCGACCCGGAATCTTCCATTCTGCTTCCGGTTTATAAAATCACTTCAGAAAAAGGTAAACAGCTCTTATGGCATTCACGAGAAGTATTGGTTCCGCGCTCCTATTTGGCAAAAACCCTCAATTTTGGCAATACCGTCGAGGTTACCGAAAGACGCCAGGCTGAAATTAAAAAAATAAACCAGATGATAGAAGATCTTGAACGTGAAGCTGAGAATAATCGCAATCAACTGGAAAGCGCCTACGCCAGCTCTATGGCTCAGGAAGAATCTTATCGACAGACACGAATACGCATGTTTGACGAGGAAGTCGCCATTGAGGAAAGCACTTTACAAACGAAAATACAGGAAATCGAGGATCTCTTTCGTCCCCGGATTGCAGAAGTGAAAACGCGACTGATGGCAGCACGTTCCGCCGCTACCGATCGTTGGGCACCGGCATTAACCTTGGCCCGCGAGAAAGTAACTCGCCTCGAACCTTTAAGGCGCATGGCGCGAATCCATTTTCCCATAGCTGGAGCAATCGGATTCGTAGTGACGTTGTTACTTACCTTTTCCACCATTAAAGCATGGATTTTGCAATACCTGGCACCGTTGGAATTAACCTTACGTCAGCGATTCCATGCCCCAGATCGGATGGTGAATTATCTCCCCATCCTTGTTGCGATCCTTCTAAGCGTTATCCTGACTATGGTTTTAATCGAAATAATTCTTGCCAAGAAAGTGCGTGCTGCCCAACAGGCACTAAAAAAGATCGAGGTACGCCAGGAAGAGACGCTGGCTTGGGTCGAAGGAATATTCCAGGAGCAACACGAAACCATCATTCAGGAACAAGAAACAAAAGTCATGAGCCAACGTGCCAAACTGGCGATCATCGCCGAGCGCCGAGAAAAATTGACTCAGGAAATGAACCGGATGGTGGATAACATAAAAAATCGCCACCAACAAGAAATTGAACGCGGTCGAATTTTTGAAGACCGACTCAGCCAATTGCGACAGCTTTTAGTAATCTATCAAAACCCCGCCAAGACTTTCGATAACAAGAGCAATTTTCCCGCCTATGTTGCCGCGTTGGAAAAAGGTTATTTGCCTGGTGAACGACCACCAAAACAAGAGGCTAAAAATTCAACCAGGCATGGAACGAACAAATTGTGGCCGTTTTAA
- the rlmB gene encoding 23S rRNA 2'-O-ribose G2251 methyltransferase, which translates to MDTELLVHGIHATCAALAQGRVQVLWLDGSRRDPRLQMLREAAAAIPCHEIERKMLDRMVPGARHQGVVARCVGQPILDENDLSAFLKILSDPPFLLVLDGVQDPHNLGACLRSADAAGVHAVIAPRDRAAGITSVVRKVASGAAEVVPFVQVTNLARVLRALKADGIWVAGTDSNAPLSLHQANLTGPLALVMGTESQGLRRIVIEHCDFLVHIPMLGSVESLNVSVATGICLFEALRQRQAAHR; encoded by the coding sequence ATGGACACTGAATTGTTGGTTCATGGAATACACGCCACATGCGCCGCGCTGGCCCAGGGACGAGTACAAGTATTGTGGCTAGACGGTAGTCGTCGTGACCCTCGATTGCAAATGCTACGAGAAGCCGCTGCCGCAATTCCGTGTCATGAAATAGAACGCAAGATGTTGGACCGGATGGTACCCGGTGCTCGTCACCAAGGAGTGGTGGCGCGCTGCGTTGGTCAGCCGATACTCGACGAGAATGATTTGTCCGCCTTTCTAAAAATTTTGTCGGATCCACCCTTTCTTTTGGTATTGGATGGCGTGCAGGATCCCCACAACTTGGGCGCATGCTTGCGCAGCGCCGATGCCGCTGGAGTCCATGCTGTGATTGCTCCCCGCGACCGGGCGGCAGGAATTACTTCAGTAGTCCGCAAGGTGGCGAGTGGTGCTGCTGAAGTTGTGCCTTTTGTTCAAGTCACCAACCTGGCCCGCGTCTTACGTGCGCTCAAGGCGGATGGGATATGGGTGGCTGGCACGGATAGCAACGCCCCGTTATCCCTCCATCAGGCAAATCTTACCGGCCCATTGGCGCTCGTCATGGGAACCGAAAGCCAAGGGTTACGCCGAATCGTCATTGAACATTGTGATTTTCTTGTGCATATCCCAATGCTCGGCTCAGTGGAAAGTCTGAACGTTTCCGTAGCTACCGGCATCTGTTTATTCGAGGCGCTACGTCAACGTCAAGCGGCACATCGATAA
- a CDS encoding conserved exported hypothetical protein (Evidence 4 : Unknown function but conserved in other organisms), whose product MKKSILLFLVLFVATNTAMAYGYGHGYRGGGWTWLLPSIIGGIIGYEVAQNQKPVEQKIIQQSTSFPQQAILKNCSPWTETQNIDGTITRTRTCEQ is encoded by the coding sequence ATGAAAAAATCAATATTGTTATTTTTAGTATTATTTGTTGCAACGAATACGGCTATGGCGTATGGATATGGGCATGGATATCGAGGCGGTGGATGGACTTGGTTATTGCCGAGCATAATTGGCGGTATTATTGGCTATGAAGTTGCTCAAAACCAAAAGCCCGTTGAACAAAAAATAATTCAACAAAGCACATCTTTTCCACAACAAGCGATCCTCAAAAATTGTAGTCCCTGGACGGAAACACAAAATATAGATGGAACTATTACACGTACTCGTACCTGCGAGCAATAA
- the hitA gene encoding Protein HitA yields the protein MLMQENLMNDCIFCQIIAGNLPAQRLYEDEHVLVIPDKFPKAEVHLLVLPRIHIPSLREITAAHDPLMAHIMRLLPKVAQEHGLVDGFRTIINTGVGGDQVIFHIHVHIMGKRPPSVVRGS from the coding sequence ATGCTTATGCAAGAAAATTTAATGAACGATTGCATATTTTGTCAGATTATCGCCGGAAATCTTCCTGCTCAACGACTCTATGAAGATGAACATGTCTTGGTCATCCCAGATAAGTTTCCCAAGGCTGAGGTCCATCTTTTGGTTTTGCCCCGCATTCATATTCCGAGTCTTAGGGAAATTACCGCCGCGCATGATCCACTCATGGCACATATCATGCGGCTGCTTCCCAAGGTAGCCCAAGAACATGGTCTCGTGGATGGCTTTCGCACCATTATTAATACTGGCGTTGGTGGCGATCAAGTCATTTTTCACATTCATGTTCATATCATGGGCAAACGTCCGCCATCGGTTGTACGTGGTTCGTAA
- a CDS encoding conserved exported hypothetical protein (Evidence 4 : Unknown function but conserved in other organisms) → MQSIHYRLGALLVTVLAAGMVQAENLAAVAASAIEKAEAARQKADSVNGEWRDTNEMIQKAKAAAQAGNFSSARDLANQAHFQGERGYQQAMQQKNAGFPAYLR, encoded by the coding sequence ATGCAGTCTATTCACTATCGCCTTGGTGCCTTGTTGGTTACGGTCCTCGCTGCGGGAATGGTACAAGCTGAAAATCTCGCCGCTGTGGCCGCCAGTGCCATTGAAAAGGCCGAGGCCGCACGGCAGAAAGCCGATTCCGTGAACGGCGAATGGCGTGATACCAACGAAATGATTCAAAAAGCTAAGGCCGCCGCGCAAGCGGGGAATTTCTCCAGCGCACGCGACCTGGCGAATCAGGCCCATTTTCAAGGCGAACGTGGCTATCAACAGGCCATGCAACAAAAAAACGCCGGCTTTCCTGCGTATTTGCGCTAA
- a CDS encoding L-cysteine S-thiosulfotransferase, producing the protein MELLHVLVPASNNLIQVATYLSFSPLSLGEVLLLSTTTSTKGNFMLGTKNHFSWIVVALAMSGGVLAATTTTNSSAPGKEIAFDRARGNCLACHQIEGGDSPGNIGPALVGIKARYPDKAKLRAQIWDATTANPETSMPPFGGHQMLTDQEIDQVVDFIWSK; encoded by the coding sequence ATGGAACTATTACACGTACTCGTACCTGCGAGCAATAATCTAATTCAAGTTGCTACCTATTTGTCTTTCTCCCCTCTCTCTTTGGGAGAGGTGCTATTGTTATCCACTACAACGTCAACCAAAGGAAATTTCATGCTTGGCACTAAAAACCATTTTTCGTGGATAGTGGTAGCCCTGGCCATGAGCGGCGGGGTTCTCGCCGCTACCACGACCACCAACAGCAGCGCACCTGGCAAGGAGATCGCATTTGATCGCGCCAGGGGAAACTGTCTGGCCTGTCACCAAATTGAGGGTGGTGATTCCCCCGGCAATATTGGCCCGGCCCTCGTCGGCATTAAGGCGCGTTATCCCGACAAGGCGAAATTACGTGCCCAGATTTGGGACGCCACCACGGCTAACCCGGAAACCTCCATGCCGCCTTTTGGCGGCCACCAGATGCTAACCGATCAAGAAATCGACCAAGTGGTTGATTTCATCTGGTCAAAATAA